From a single Rutidosis leptorrhynchoides isolate AG116_Rl617_1_P2 chromosome 5, CSIRO_AGI_Rlap_v1, whole genome shotgun sequence genomic region:
- the LOC139847004 gene encoding G-type lectin S-receptor-like serine/threonine-protein kinase At2g19130 translates to MCLKTSNILMKYLLIICFFLFISLSHASSIISANLSLSGNQTIVSKRENFALGFFKAGNSSNYYVGIWYNKVSTTPPTVVWVANRESPIFDIFNSELKILHGNLVLLNESKHQIWSTNVTTNSNSAAAVLQDDGNLVLTDGSNTVDPVWQSFDNPVHTWLPGAKLVYNHKKKKAQRLTSWRSHEDPGVGMFSLEPVPSGNEYISLWNGSQQYWTSGPWNGHIFSSVPEMRLNYIYNFSFVSKENESYFTYSVYDPNIISRFVMDVSGQIQQLSWLDNSKQWNLFWAQPRTQCETYAYCGAFGTCRLTELPFCSCVPGFKPKSENDWNQDVFNSGCVRITNIECGSSNVTLDFFMLKVKSLPLNSSVVVGGGGECRTSCLRDCSCNAYSFVDNKCSVWYGDILNLSEDVNGNAIFVKVSSKDLPRRIHKVKNEVKMGVVVGSVSGVVLIVGLFLLIIYKKNRIFVTKTKMEGLLVSFVYRDLQIATKNFTEKLGGGGFGSVFKGVLRDSSVVAVKKLESVSQGDKQFRSEVSTIGTIQHVNLVRLRGFCAQGSDKLLVYDYMPNGSLSSHIFNENPLNWKTRYEIALGVARGLVYLHEKCRDCIIHCDIKPENILLDADFCPKIADFGLAKLVGRDFSRVLTTMRGTRGYLAPEWLSGVAVTPKADVYSYGMMLFELVYGKRNAEQSENVSTFFPSLVTKVLMVGGDILSVLDSRLKNEASVEEVTKICKVACWCIQDEEDSRPSMSMVEQILEGVLDVNMPPIPHSVMLFLDNTEDIVFFTESSSNGSSENVSNGDP, encoded by the coding sequence ATGTGCCTCAAAACAAGTAACATTTTAATGAAGTATTTGCTCATCATATGTTTCTTTCTCTTTATTTCTCTCTCACATGCAAGTTCAATTATATCCGCGAACCTCTCTTTATCTGGAAACCAAACAATCGTATCCAAACGCGAAAACTTCGCGTTGGGTTTCTTTAAAGCCGGTAACTCTTCGAATTATTACGTAGGCATATGGTATAATAAAGTTTCTACCACTCCTCCTACCGTAGTTTGGGTAGCAAACAGAGAATCACCAATCTTTGATATATTCAATTCCGAGTTAAAAATCTTACATGGAAATTTAGTTCTCTTAAACGAGTCGAAGCACCAAATTTGGTCGACAAATGTCACTACCAATTCAAATTCTGCAGCTGCTGTTCTTCAAGATGATGGGAATTTAGTTTTGACAGACGGGTCAAACACGGTTGACCCGGTTTGGCAAAGTTTTGACAACCCGGTTCACACATGGTTACCAGGTGCTAAACTGGTTTACAATCACAAAAAGAAAAAAGCCCAGCGTCTTACTTCATGGAGAAGCCATGAAGATCCCGGTGTCGGAATGTTTTCGTTGGAGCCGGTCCCGTCTGGTAACGAGTATATAAGCTTGTGGAATGGGTCCCAACAATATTGGACAAGTGGGCCCTGGAATGGGCATATATTTAGCTCTGTACCTGAAATGAggttgaattatatttataatttcagCTTCGTTTCGAAAGAGAACGAGAGTTATTTCACTTATTCTGTGTATGATCCTAACATAATATCTAGATTTGTAATGGATGTTTCTGGGCAAATTCAGCAACTATCATGGTTGGATAATAGCAAGCAGTGGAATTTGTTTTGGGCTCAACCGAGAACACAGTGCGAGACGTATGCGTATTGTGGGGCGTTTGGTACTTGCAGGTTGACTGAATTGCCGTTTTGTAGTTGCGTGCCGGGTTTCAAGCCTAAATCCGAGAACGATTGGAATCAGGATGTTTTTAATAGTGGGTGTGTGAGAATAACGAATATCGAATGCGGAAGTAGCAACGTAACGTTGGATTTTTTCATGCTTAAAGTCAAGAGTCTGCCTCTAAATAGCTCGGTGGTGGTTGGCGGTGGTGGAGAATGTCGTACGTCCTGTTTGAGAGATTGTTCGTGTAATGCTTACTCTTTTGTTGATAACAAGTGTTCTGTTTGGTATGGAGATATTTTGAATCTTTCCGAAGACGTTAATGGGAATGCAATTTTCGTTAAAGTTTCTTCGAAAGATCTTCCACGTCGTATTCATAAAGTTAAAAACGAGGTCAAGATGGGTGTTGTCGTAGGGTCCGTCTCAGGCGTGGTATTAATTGTCGGTCTATTTTTGCTTATAATTTATAAGAAAAATAGGATATTTGTCACGAAAACGAAAATGGAAGGATTATTGGTGTCGTTTGTGTATAGAGATTTACAAATAGCTACGAAAAATTTCACCGAGAAACTAGGAGGGGGCGGTTTTGGTTCGGTTTTCAAGGGGGTATTGCGTGATTCGTCCGTTGTGGCAGTAAAAAAACTTGAAAGTGTTAGCCAAGGAGATAAGCAGTTTAGGAGTGAAGTAAGCACGATAGGGACGATTCAACACGTTAATCTTGTACGTCTTCGTGGGTTCTGTGCACAAGGGAGCGATAAGTTGTTGGTGTATGATTACATGCCAAACGGTTCGTTAAGTTCTCATATTTTTAATGAAAATCCGTTAAACTGGAAAACAAGGTATGAGATTGCACTCGGAGTTGCACGAGGGCTGGTTTATCTTCACGAGAAGTGTAGAGACTGTATAATTCATTGTGACATAAAGCCAGAAAACATCCTTTTGGACGCGGATTTTTGTCCAAAAATTGCGGATTTTGGCCTTGCAAAGCTCGTGGGTCGAGACTTCAGTCGAGTTTTAACGACAATGAGAGGGACACGTGGGTATCTAGCTCCGGAATGGTTATCGGGGGTGGCAGTCACACCCAAAGCAGATGTTTATAGCTACGGAATGATGCTTTTTGAATTAGTATATGGTAAACGGAACGCAGAGCAGTCAGAAAATGTAAGTACATTTTTCCCTAGTTTGGTCACTAAAGTTCTTATGGTAGGAGGCGATATACTTAGCGTACTAGACAGTAGGTTAAAGAATGAAGCTAGTGTTGAAGAAGTCACAAAAATATGCAAAGTTGCGTGTTGGTGTATCCAAGATGAGGAAGATAGTAGGCCGAGTATGAGTATGGTTGAACAGATTCTCGAAGGGGTGTTGGATGTGAATATGCCTCCGATACCACATTCTGTTATGTTATTTCTTGATAACACGGAGGACATCGTTTTCTTTACCGAGTCTTCTTCAAATGGGAGTTCAGAGAATGTGTCAAATGGTGATCCTTAG
- the LOC139847006 gene encoding uncharacterized protein — MNDTDSEHAHEIRRMRKSVSLGSGLARYQEMTPGDQSSSSHGNNSGDEYHKAQTSLSPQISSNMVNIASDLSPDHLQQSDKEFGENSETRFSGACTGGSSSRTPGTLHNIVKSNSLPYLNSGHDNVIHQSRSSEELNELDSRSNDKSEIENVTEHHVDKADGEGDDAYDYEGSAKDWIVPAVDELKGKNVQEDYSDCQWEQLPNEDFKIKRIEKWVMDLQHSSSLEDDFDDLEQNDVNDAIFDPVASVKNDAKSIMGMDAAKRYISSLNASATSAQLANHGLVVIPFLSAFSSLKALNLSGNSIVRITAGALPRGLHILNLSKNSISTIEGLRELTRLRVLDLSYNRILRIGHGLASCSSLKELYLAGNKISEVEGLHRLLKLNVLDLRFNKLSTTKNLGQLAANYNSLQAISLEGNPAQKNIGDEQLKKFLLGLLPHLAYYNRQSIKTGAMKDSSDRAARLGISAHQIDRGLRSESKKSTHGRKSQPVGRGRHVRLPPSGVKGMHDRHQFGDVSSKVVSLSTDLAMRRTHSEGLLKAV; from the exons ATGAACGACACTGATAGTGAACACGCACACGAAATACGAAGAATGAGAAAGAGTGTGTCTTTAGGAAGCGGCCTAGCACGTTATCAGGAAATGACACCTGGCGATCAATCGTCTTCTTCGCATGGTAATAATAGTGGAGACGAGTATCATAAAGCACAAACTTCTCTTTCTCCTCAGATAAGTTCAAATATGGTTAATATTGCATCAGATTTATCCCCCGATCACCTGCAACAATCTGATAAGGAATTCGGTGAAAATTCGGAGACTCGGTTTTCTGGTGCGTGTACGGGTGGTTCTAGTAGCCGTACACCTGGCACCCTGCACAATATCGTGAAATCGAACTCTTTGCCCTACTTGAATTCGGGTCATGATAATGTAATTCATCAATCTCGATCTTCTGAGGAGTTAAATGAGTTAGATTCAAGGTCGAACGATAAATCGGAAATAGAAAATGTTACTGAACATCATGTTGATAAAGCTGATGGTGAGGGTGATGATGCGTACGATTACGAGGGTTCGGCAAAAGACTGGATTGTCCCTGCGGTTGATGAACTGAAGGGTAAAAATGTCCAAGAAGATTATTCTGATTGTCAGTGGGAGCAATTGCCTAATGAGGATTTCAAGATTAAACGTATCGAGAAATGGGTTATGGATCTTCAACATTCTTCTTCATTGGAAGACGATTTTGATGACCTTGAGCAAAATGATGTTAACGATGCTATTTTCGATCCTGTGGCATCTGTAAAAAACGATGCTAAATCGATTATGGGTATGGATGCTGCTAAAAGATACATATCGTCTTTAAATGCTTCTGCCACGTCAGCGCAGCTTGCAAACCATGGGTTAGTTGTGATCCCGTTTCTGAGTGCTTTTTCGAGCCTTAAAGCACTTAACTTGTCTGGAAATTCGATAG TGAGAATAACTGCGGGTGCACTTCCTCGAGGACTCCATATTTTGAATTTATCAAAGAACAGTATCTCCACCATTGAAGGCCTTCGAGAGCTCACGAGATTACGTGTACTTGATCTTAGCTACAATCGGATTCTCAGAATCGGGCATG GTCTGGCATCGTGTTCATCACTTAAAGAACTATACTTGGCGGGAAACAAAATAAGTGAGGTGGAAGGTCTACATCGTCTCTTGAAACTGAACGTACTAGATTTGCGTTTCAACAAGCTATCAACAACAAAAAACCTGGGACAGCTGGCTGCTAATTACAACTCGTTACAAGCTATTAGTCTCGAGGGCAACCCTGCACAGAAAAACATCGGAGACGAGCAACTCAAAAAGTTCCTTCTTGGCCTTCTTCCTCATCTGGCCTACTATAACCGGCAATCGATTAAAACTGGTGCCATGAAAGACTCGTCTGACCGAGCTGCCCGACTTGGTATTTCTGCACATCAAATTGACCGTGGGTTGAGGTCGGAATCGAAAAAGTCAACTCATGGTAGGAAGAGTCAACCGGTGGGTAGAGGACGGCATGTAAGGCTGCCTCCGAGTGGGGTCAAGGGGATGCATGATAGGCATCAGTTTGGTGATGTGAGTAGTAAAGTTGTGAGCTTGAGTACTGATCTTGCGATGCGAAGAACTCATAGTGAAGGGTTGCTGAAAGCTGTTTGA